AAGCTGCGCCAGCCGCGCACCTTCTCCAACCGGGCCCGCTGGCGGGTGTCCGGGCGGCCCAGCAGCACCCGGCACATCACCCGCACCCAGCCCGGCCCGCCGTAGCCCGTGTACGCGACGATGTTGATCCGCCAGCCGGTGCGCCGCAGCCGGCGCTCCACGAGCTGGTGCACGGCGTCCTCGATCCGCGCCGCCCGGTGCAGGCGCGGGACGGCCAGTTGGCCGGCGGGAGTCGGTGGCACGCTGCCACCCTGCCACACCGCCGCGGTCCCGGCCACGCGAGGCGATCTCCCCGACCGGTCTGCCCCGATCCACCCCGCCCACCGCCGGGGTCGTGAAACACTCCGGTCGGGACGACGACGGGGGCGTGGTCGTGTCGCAACCAGTGCAGGACCGCAGGTGGTGGCGTCCGCGGCTCGACCGGCCGGCGCTGGTCGCGCTGCTGCTCGGGCTGGTCGGGGTCGGCTACCGGCTGGTCCTGACGCTCTACACGGTGCCCGCGTCGAACAGCGACGAGGCCACCTTCGGGTTGGCGGCGCTGCACATCTCCGAGGGTCGGGCGCACCCGGTGTTCCTGTACGGCCAGCGCTACATGGGCATGCTGGAGTCGTACCTGGCCGCGCCGCTGATCTGGCTGGCCGGGCCGAGCTGGCCCGTGCTGCGGCTGCCGATGCTCGTCCTCTACGCGCTCTTCCTGTACCTGATCCACCGGCTCACCCGGCGCGTCTGTGCGCCCTGGTTCGCCACCTTCGTCGTCGGTCTCCTGGCCCTCGGCCCGGAACGGGTGGTCCGGGACCAGTTGACCGTGGTCGGCGGCCGACCCGAGGCGAAGCCGGCGGTGGTGCTGATGCTGCTGATCGCCGTGGGGTTGGCCGCCGGCACGATCCACCGTCGGCGGCTGGCCGTCGGCCTGTTCGGCCTGCTCGCTGGGCTGGCACTCTGGTCCGACTGGCTGATCGCGCCGTACCTGCTGGTGGCCGGGCTGCTGTTGCTCTACGCGGCCCGCCGGGAGCTGCTCGGCTGGGCCGGGGCGCTGCTGGTGGCGGGGTTTGCCGTGGGCGTCGCCCCGATGACTTGGGCGAACGTGGTCGCGCCGCCGGGGCAGGACTCGTGGTCGGTGCTCCGGGAGATCAGCACCCGCCCCGGGCCGGAGCCGTCGTGGTCGCTGCGCCTGCGGGGCGGTCTGGTGGAGGGGGTGCCGCTGGCCGGAGGGCTCTGCCCGATCGACGGCTGCGGCCGCTGGCAGGAGTGGTTCGGCTACCTCTATCCGCTGCTGCTGCTCGTCGCGGCGGCCCTCGCCGTGATCTTCTACCGGCGCACCGCCGGAGGGCCACGCGGTCGGCGGATCGGCCCGGTCACGCACCTCACCCTGGTCGCGGGCGCGGCGCTCACCCTCCTGTCGTACGTACGCAGCCCGCTGGCCGCCCTCGACCCCCTGGCCAACGCGCGCTACCTGTCGCTGCTGCAGATCTCGCTGCCGGCGGTGCTGTGGCCGCTCTGGCTCGCGGCGGTGGCCGGCTGGCGGGGCACGGTCGGCGCGTTCGGTCGGCTGACCGGCGCGGTGGCCACCCTGGTGCTGGCCGCGCTGGCCGTGACGAGCCTGGTGGTGACCGCGCGGTACGCCACGGACGGCGTCGCCGCGTCGCGGGAGGAGGAGCGCCGGGCCCGGGAGCTGGCCGCGGTGCTGCGCGCCGACGGGCCGCACGAGGTGTACGGGGACTACTGGATCTGCAACCGGCTCGTCTTCGACACGGCCGAGGAGGTGGTGTGCGGGGTCGTCGACGACAACCTCCAACCGGGGCAGAACCGGTATCTGCCGTACTGGCGGCAGGTGGGGCGGGCGGCGCGTCCCGGGTACGTGGTGGAGACCGGCTCGGTGGCGGACTTCCGGCTGCGGCGCCTGCTCGGCGACGAACTGGACCGCACCCCGGTGCGTGACGTGGGCGGCTACCGCGTCTACCACCCACCGAGCCCGGTGCGCCCGTGGCGGTAGATTCCAGCGGTGCTCATCCTGCTGCCGCCCTCGGAGGGGAAGGCCGACGCCGGCACCGGCCGGCGCCTGGACCTGTCCCGGCTCTCCCTGCCCGAGCTGAACCCGGCGCGCGAGGAGGTGCTGACTGCGCTCGTCGCGCTCTGCGCCGGGCCGGACGAGGCGGCGGCCCGGGCCGCGCTGGGGCTCAGCGAGGGGCAGCGTGACGAACTGCGGCGCAACGTACGGCTGACCCGGGCCGCGACCGCGCCGGCCGCCCACATCTACACCGGGGTGCTCTACGAGGCGCTGGACCTAGGCTCCCTGCCGGCGGCCGCCCAGCGGGCCGCCCGCCGGTCGGTGCTGATCAGCTCCGGGCTGTGGGGCGCCGTACGACTCACCGACCGGATCCCGCCCTACCGCTGCCCGATCGGGGTGAAGCTGCCCGGCCCGGGCGCGCTGTCGGCGTACTGGCGACGGGCCCTCGCGCCGGCGCTGGCCGCCGCGGCCGGGGACCGCCCGGTGCTCGACCTGCGCTCCGGCGCGTACGCGGCGACGTGGACGCCGCGCGGCGAACTGGCAGAGCGGACGGTGACCGTGCGGGTGCTCCACGAGCGGCAGGTCGACGGCGTGCCCGTCCGCTCGGTGGTCAGCCACTTCAACAAGGCGACCAAGGGCCGCCTGGTCCGGGACCTGTTGCTGGCCGGCGCCCGGCCCCGCACCGCCGACCAGGTGGTCACCGCGCTGCGGGACCTGAAGTACACGGTGGTGGAGCAGCCGGGGCCGGCGGGCCGGCCACGCCAGGTGGACGTGGTGGTCACCGAACTCTGAGGACCCGCAAGATTTCCTCAAGCCTGGGCCGGACCCGTTCCGTCGTCGCCGCCCAGCATTCACGGTAGGGAGACCACGACTCCGACAAGGGAGCATCTCCGTTGGCCCGTGAACCCGCCCTGCTCGACCGGCGCCCACCGTCCGCACCGCCACCGCTGGACTGGTTGACGCTGGCCGACGCGTTCGAGGCCGCCTGCCTGCTGCGGTGCATGCCGCCGCCGGCGGGCGCCCGGCCGGCGCGGGGCGCGGTCGCGTACCCGGCGCCGGTGGTGGAGTTCAACCGGGAGGACGCCGCCCAGCGGATGCGGCAGCTCCTGGACCGGCTGGGCGTCCCGGTCGGGCACGAGCTGGCCGTGGGTGGCCTGCGCCGCCGCTACGAGCTGCACCGGCTGCGGGTGCCCCGGGAGCACCGGGTCGACTACGTGCGGTTGTTGGAGACGGGCTGGCGGCAGGGGCGTCGGGAGCTGTTCACCACGTCGGTGCCCGGCGCGTCCACGGCCCGCCGGATCTGGGTGCCCCGGCTGGCCGAGGCGGCCTGGCGGTCGGCGCTGCTGGCCGGCGGGCGGCACGTCCGCCGGCACATCCTGGGCGTCCGGCTCACCGACCGGGAGCTCGCCGCCGTGCTGATCCGCAGCGCCGCGCTGCTCGGGGTGCCGGCGGAGCTGCGGCCGGGCACCGGGTGCTTCCTGGTCAGCGTGGCGCACGGTCCGGACCGGGACCGCATCCTGGACCGCACCACCCTGGCCCCCGCCCGGACCGCCGGCCCGGCCTGACCCGCGACGTCACCGCGTCGACCTGGTCGCCGGCCGGGCCGGGGTCCCCGGGTCAGCGGTTGGCGAGCGCCCCCTCGGCGTACGTCCAGAGGCGGTCGGCGGCGGCTGCGTCCAGGGCATGGGCGGCGACCCCACCGGTGGCCTCCGGGCCGCCGACGACGACCTCGGCCTCCTGGTTGTCGTCGAAGTACCGGCCGGTGACCCCCTCGACCAGCGGCGACGCGGCCAGCAGCACGCTGGTCGACGCGCCCTGCGCGGGCGTCTTGTAGTACTCCAGGTCGATCCGGTTGCCCGCCTCGTCCAGCACCCCGAACGCGCGGAGCGTCTCGTCGTCCATGTGCCGCTGGAGGTTGGTGTTGATGTAGCCGGGGTTGAGGGCGTTGGCGGTGACGCCGTCGGCGGCCCAGCGCCGGGCGATGCCCACGGCGAGCAGGACGTCGGCGGTCTTCGACCGGCCGTACGCGGACCACGGGTCGTACGGCTGCCGCTCGAACTGCGGGTCGTCGAAGTCGAACGCCTCCCGCAGGTGTGCGCCGGAGCTGACGACCACCACCCGGGCGGAGCCGGCGGCGCGCAGGTTGTCGCGCAGCCCGAGGGCGAGCGCGAAGTGACCGAGGTAGTTGGTGCCGAGCTGGAGTTCCCAGCCCTGCGGGGTGAGCTGGCGGGTCGGCAGGGCCATGATCCCGGCGTTGGCGACCAGCGCGTGCAGGGGCCCGTCCCAGCCGGCGACGAAGGCGTCGACCGAGGCGAGGTCGGCCAGGTCGAGGGTGGCGGCGCGTACCCGGTCGGGGAACTCGGCCACCAGGGCGTCGGCGCTGGACACGCTGCGGACGGCGACCGTGACGTCCGCGCCGGCCCCGGCCAGGGCACGGACGGTCTCCGCGCCGATGCCGGAGGCGCCGCCGGTGACGATCATGCGTCGTCCGGTGAGGTCCACCCCGTCGACGATCTCGGCGGCGGTGGTGCGAGCGGTGAACGGGGTGCGGAGCGGGGTCTGTGCTGTCATGTCATCCACGCTACGAACGACCGCCCTGGACTGTCTGTAGTCTGGCATCCATCACTCTTTAGCAGGCGTCCAGCAGGAGCGTTCGTGGATCCCTTGGAGGACGTACTCGCCCTCGTCGGCGCCACCAGCCGCCTCTCCACCGCCATGGCGGCCGGCGGCCGGTGGGCGGTCCGGTTCGACCCGCCGGCCGGCGTCAAGTTCAACGCCGTACGGCGCGGCGGTTGCCTGTTGCGGGTCGACGGCGTGCCCGAGCCGGTGACCCTTGCCGAGGGCGACTGCTTCCTGCTCACCCAACCCCGGTGCTTCACCCTGGCCGGCGACCTCGACACACCGCCGG
This genomic stretch from Micromonospora krabiensis harbors:
- a CDS encoding SDR family NAD(P)-dependent oxidoreductase; its protein translation is MTAQTPLRTPFTARTTAAEIVDGVDLTGRRMIVTGGASGIGAETVRALAGAGADVTVAVRSVSSADALVAEFPDRVRAATLDLADLASVDAFVAGWDGPLHALVANAGIMALPTRQLTPQGWELQLGTNYLGHFALALGLRDNLRAAGSARVVVVSSGAHLREAFDFDDPQFERQPYDPWSAYGRSKTADVLLAVGIARRWAADGVTANALNPGYINTNLQRHMDDETLRAFGVLDEAGNRIDLEYYKTPAQGASTSVLLAASPLVEGVTGRYFDDNQEAEVVVGGPEATGGVAAHALDAAAADRLWTYAEGALANR
- the yaaA gene encoding peroxide stress protein YaaA, whose protein sequence is MLILLPPSEGKADAGTGRRLDLSRLSLPELNPAREEVLTALVALCAGPDEAAARAALGLSEGQRDELRRNVRLTRAATAPAAHIYTGVLYEALDLGSLPAAAQRAARRSVLISSGLWGAVRLTDRIPPYRCPIGVKLPGPGALSAYWRRALAPALAAAAGDRPVLDLRSGAYAATWTPRGELAERTVTVRVLHERQVDGVPVRSVVSHFNKATKGRLVRDLLLAGARPRTADQVVTALRDLKYTVVEQPGPAGRPRQVDVVVTEL